A single window of Candoia aspera isolate rCanAsp1 chromosome 3, rCanAsp1.hap2, whole genome shotgun sequence DNA harbors:
- the MAFB gene encoding transcription factor MafB, which yields MAAELSIGPELPTSPLAMEYVNDFDLMKFDVKKEPLGRADRSGRHCTRLQPAGSVSSTPISTPCSSVPSSPSFSPTEQKTHLEDLYWMANSYQQMNPEALNLTPEDAVEALIGSHQVPQQLQSFESFRAAAAHHHHHPHHHHHHHQYGGVPHEDLSGVGHPHHHHHPHHHQASPTPSTASSSSQQLQNTHPPHPSSASSSASSSSSVEDRFSDDQLVSMSVRELNRHLRGFTKDEVIRLKQKRRTLKNRGYAQSCRYKRVQQKHHLENEKTQLLQQVEQLKQEVTRLARERDAYKLKCEKLASNGFREAGSTSDNPSSPEFFITLSWTLQNKGMGTGQAI from the exons ATGGCTGCCGAGCTGAGCATCGGCCCCGAGCTGCCCACCAGCCCCCTGGCCATGGAGTACGTCAACGACTTCGACCTGATGAAGTTCGATGTGAAGAAGGAGCCCCTCGGGCGAGCCGACCGCTCGGGCAGGCACTGCACGCGCCTCCAGCCCGCCGGCTCCGTCTCCTCCACCCCCATCAGCACCCCTTGCAGCTCGGTGCCCTCTTCGCCCAGCTTCAGCCCCACCGAGCAGAAAACGCACCTGGAGGACCTCTACTGGATGGCCAACAGTTACCAGCAAATGAACCCGGAGGCGCTCAACCTCACTCCGGAGGACGCCGTGGAAGCCCTCATCGGGTCCCACCAAGTGCCCCAGCAGCTCCAGAGCTTCGAGAGCTTCCGGGCCGCCGccgcccaccaccaccaccacccccatcaccaccaccaccaccaccagtacgGAGGGGTCCCCCACGAAGACCTGTCAGGCGTTGGGCACCcgcaccatcaccaccacccgcACCATCACCAGGCCTCTCCTACCCCCTCCACTGCTTCCAGCTCATCCCAGCAGCTGCAGAACACGCACCCTCCTCACCcatcctccgcctcctcctccgcctcgTCTTCCAGCAGCGTGGAGGACCGGTTTTCCGACGACCAGCTGGTCTCCATGTCCGTGCGAGAGCTCAACAGGCACCTGAGGGGCTTCACCAAGGACGAAGTGATCCGCCTCAAGCAGAAGAGGCGGACCTTGAAGAACCGAGGCTACGCCCAGTCTTGCAGGTACAAGCGGGTCCAGCAGAAACATCACCTGGAGAACGAGAAAACCCAACTGCTTCAGCAGGTAGAACAGCTCAAGCAAGAAGTGACCCGGCTGGCCAGAGAAAGAGACGCCTACAAGCTCAAGTGCGAGAAACTGGCCAGCAACGGTTTCCGAGAGGCTGGGTCCACCAGCGACAACCCGTCTTCTCCCGAGTTCTTCAT AACTTTATCCTGGACTTTGCAAAACAAAGGGATGGGCACCGGACAAGCCATCTAG